In the genome of Ancylomarina subtilis, one region contains:
- a CDS encoding enoyl-CoA hydratase-related protein, whose product MYKTIEFKIENQIGYIYLNRPEIHNAFNEEMISELIDCFAKVEKMDYKDIRLLILEGRGPSFCAGADLKWMKSVVNYTHEENFQESFKLSQCFNTIYSCKFPTIALVHGAAIGGANGLLAACDFVLADKNAVFSLSEVKIGIVPACISPYVMKRVGEYKSKELMLTGIRFSGKEAMRYGLVNWALGEKKRKAKLDELITNLGSSGPIAVSQCKKLLYDMSNRLTHEEAMTYTAKMIADLRKSDEGQEGMNSFLEKRKPNWVK is encoded by the coding sequence CCTGAAATACATAATGCCTTTAATGAAGAAATGATTTCTGAATTGATTGATTGCTTTGCGAAGGTTGAAAAAATGGATTACAAAGACATCCGACTGTTAATTCTCGAAGGTAGAGGTCCTTCATTTTGCGCAGGAGCTGACCTGAAGTGGATGAAATCAGTCGTGAATTACACTCACGAGGAGAATTTTCAGGAGAGTTTTAAGCTGTCTCAATGTTTCAATACCATCTACTCATGTAAGTTTCCAACTATAGCTTTGGTACATGGTGCAGCCATTGGAGGTGCTAATGGTTTGTTGGCAGCCTGTGATTTTGTTCTAGCCGATAAGAATGCTGTTTTCTCACTGAGCGAAGTGAAAATTGGTATCGTTCCGGCTTGTATTTCACCCTATGTGATGAAACGTGTGGGCGAATACAAATCGAAAGAACTTATGCTGACAGGAATCCGTTTTTCAGGAAAAGAAGCAATGAGATACGGTTTGGTGAATTGGGCCTTGGGAGAAAAAAAGAGAAAAGCAAAGCTCGACGAATTGATTACCAATTTGGGTTCGAGTGGGCCTATTGCTGTTTCGCAATGTAAAAAGTTGCTCTACGATATGAGTAATCGTCTGACTCATGAAGAAGCGATGACTTATACCGCCAAGATGATAGCAGATTTAAGAAAATCAGATGAAGGCCAGGAGGGAATGAATTCTTTCCTGGAGAAAAGAAAACCAAATTGGGTGAAATAA